One region of Rubripirellula tenax genomic DNA includes:
- a CDS encoding acyltransferase produces MLREIKREYREWLRAVLRGLPGRTGERARRKFYGFDAPNTSRVLSNVTIYHPENLRIGNHSAISTYCQLNAKSGIEIGNDVLIGPGSFIWSQNHNFTDTKTPVRLQGYSGSRVVIGDDVWIAARCVILPGVHLATGTIVAAGAVVTKSTKPYSIVAGTPAVQVGSRKDSDSNGGASEPGASS; encoded by the coding sequence GTGCTGCGAGAAATAAAAAGGGAATACCGAGAGTGGCTGCGAGCCGTACTAAGAGGTTTGCCAGGTCGGACCGGTGAACGAGCGCGAAGGAAATTTTATGGGTTTGATGCCCCCAATACTTCGCGAGTACTTTCGAATGTTACGATCTATCACCCAGAAAACTTAAGGATCGGGAACCACTCGGCAATTTCGACCTATTGCCAACTCAATGCCAAATCGGGGATTGAGATTGGAAATGACGTACTCATTGGGCCAGGTTCGTTCATTTGGTCACAGAATCACAATTTTACAGACACGAAGACGCCGGTTCGACTCCAGGGCTACAGCGGTTCGCGTGTCGTCATTGGAGACGATGTCTGGATCGCTGCGCGATGCGTCATCCTACCGGGTGTCCATTTAGCGACCGGAACGATTGTGGCGGCCGGCGCGGTGGTCACGAAATCCACAAAACCTTACTCCATTGTGGCAGGCACGCCTGCGGTTCAAGTGGGCAGTCGCAAAGATTCGGATAGCAATGGCGGCGCGTCCGAACCGGGTGCTTCATCATGA
- a CDS encoding AAC(3) family N-acetyltransferase, with amino-acid sequence MSSLKYRLKRRLKAIHRYISSPHLGPQALSAHFEELGLRRGGIVLVHSSLSSLGYVPGGAHSVIEALIKYLGNEGTLMMPAHTWIEVNRGKRSFSQNQDPTHVGHIAETFRRWPGVVRSAHPTHSVTALGPLASQLTHGHLEAESPCGENTPYGRMMENDGQIFLLGVELKRNTCFHSVEAIADVPYLLKPTKDEFDIELTTGELKKSLVRCHQRAIPSRFNAFKNPLSQSGCLREAKLGHGSSIVIDALPFRDFMLKALEMDPDVLLDRSSTSFGTLVELCTGTPSTMRRPSESKHSSG; translated from the coding sequence ATGAGTTCGCTGAAGTACCGCCTGAAACGCAGGCTCAAGGCCATTCATCGCTATATCAGCAGCCCACACCTAGGACCGCAAGCTTTATCGGCTCACTTTGAAGAACTTGGACTGCGCCGGGGTGGAATCGTGTTGGTCCATTCATCGCTGTCGTCGCTCGGTTACGTCCCAGGTGGTGCCCACTCCGTCATCGAGGCCTTGATCAAATACCTCGGCAACGAAGGGACCCTGATGATGCCCGCTCATACCTGGATTGAGGTGAATCGGGGTAAGCGATCGTTTTCCCAGAACCAGGACCCAACCCATGTCGGCCACATCGCAGAAACGTTCCGTCGCTGGCCGGGCGTGGTCCGGAGTGCTCATCCGACCCACTCCGTCACCGCCCTGGGACCGCTTGCGAGCCAACTGACACATGGGCACCTAGAAGCGGAAAGCCCCTGCGGAGAAAACACGCCTTATGGTCGCATGATGGAAAACGACGGGCAAATCTTTCTGCTCGGCGTCGAATTGAAACGCAATACCTGCTTTCACTCTGTCGAAGCGATAGCAGACGTGCCGTACCTGCTTAAGCCGACGAAAGATGAATTTGATATCGAGCTAACGACTGGCGAGCTTAAGAAGAGTCTTGTGCGATGCCACCAGCGAGCGATCCCTAGCCGGTTCAACGCATTTAAAAATCCATTATCACAATCGGGATGCCTGCGGGAGGCGAAACTAGGGCATGGCAGTTCGATTGTCATTGACGCTTTACCCTTCCGCGACTTTATGCTGAAGGCATTAGAAATGGACCCCGATGTGCTGCTGGATCGCTCGTCAACAAGCTTTGGCACCCTAGTCGAATTGTGCACCGGAACGCCGAGTACAATGCGTCGCCCCAGCGAATCAAAGCACTCAAGTGGCTAG
- a CDS encoding class I SAM-dependent methyltransferase: MTLNQITQRESLKLKFEAEDGHENPTGYRRYLSQLFGDTNLNDKRILEIGSGKGLISLHCGLSGAKHVISVEPEMEGSTSGVIAIQNERIKLLSLENVELRQEDFNSLDIAEGSVDLIVMIAVLNHLYETPQNASRDKDAFDKYVAIAEKLHTLLDEGGAIIATDACRYCLWTQLRRIGWPRKWCLTQRTIDWRIHQQPAVWEKIFRAAGFSRFEVKYPVPNRLRHLEPLINNPVGNFAVMGEFIFYAYK; this comes from the coding sequence ATGACCCTTAATCAAATCACACAGCGAGAGTCACTGAAGCTGAAATTCGAGGCCGAAGACGGACATGAAAACCCAACCGGTTATCGACGGTATCTCAGTCAACTCTTTGGCGATACAAACCTAAACGACAAACGGATTTTAGAAATCGGCAGCGGAAAAGGACTGATCAGCTTGCATTGCGGGCTTTCCGGCGCCAAGCACGTCATAAGTGTCGAACCAGAGATGGAGGGATCGACTTCGGGAGTCATTGCGATTCAGAACGAACGCATCAAGTTGCTTTCGCTCGAAAATGTGGAACTGCGCCAAGAAGACTTTAACTCGCTCGATATCGCTGAGGGCTCGGTTGATTTAATCGTGATGATTGCCGTGCTGAACCACCTTTACGAAACTCCGCAAAATGCGAGTCGCGACAAAGATGCATTTGACAAATACGTAGCCATTGCAGAGAAGTTGCATACTTTGCTTGACGAAGGCGGTGCCATCATTGCAACCGACGCTTGCCGATACTGCCTTTGGACTCAACTGCGCCGGATAGGCTGGCCGCGGAAATGGTGCCTGACCCAACGGACGATTGACTGGAGGATTCACCAACAACCTGCGGTTTGGGAAAAGATCTTTCGCGCTGCCGGGTTCTCTCGGTTTGAAGTCAAATACCCGGTTCCCAATCGTTTGCGACATTTGGAGCCTCTTATCAACAACCCAGTTGGAAACTTCGCCGTCATGGGTGAGTTTATCTTTTATGCCTACAAGTAA
- a CDS encoding O-antigen ligase family protein, translating into MSLTGLLWICVFVGLSLASVKRPVYAVLGHLMVFYASPVFWWFGGGLLTSLTMRWSLVAVLVLAVANLLGFKSRPRLDKPSRVFMQLLLLVSVNAFFIHHFFADYPPESAKVFDILWKGCLTTALFYLSIRNLKDLELAIFAMVLGCGFVGYQIVLSGQGFSDGGRLEGIRFAGAQGSNGTAAVLSVGLVLAAYFVLTMKNKWFGFISLALAPLILESLLRCNSRGSYLGLIASAIAIVVFARGPARKRAVGLCAIGVVAVLVMASDANIWARFESIFASAEERDGSASERLDYWRAALKMIADYPLGSGGEAAFTSPRGVGYIAHFREEFRSVHNGPLDIAAGWGIQGLVFMMLIIGKACLLAWRTLHQCIKDLNVDDALIGTVLISAIAGQMVCSQFTSVLDGEWFLWLAACCFAYARLMKASQLPETDLLGDDEEFDDENEPSFQSTNPLGGEKPRPSGGFDPHDSAAVR; encoded by the coding sequence ATGAGCCTTACTGGACTCCTTTGGATCTGCGTGTTCGTAGGCTTGTCGCTCGCCTCCGTGAAAAGGCCCGTCTATGCGGTCTTAGGTCACTTGATGGTCTTTTACGCCAGCCCCGTTTTTTGGTGGTTCGGCGGTGGTTTGTTGACTTCCTTGACCATGCGATGGAGCTTGGTTGCGGTTCTTGTGTTGGCCGTGGCAAACTTGTTGGGTTTTAAGAGCCGGCCGCGTCTTGATAAGCCGAGCCGTGTCTTCATGCAATTGCTGCTGTTGGTGTCGGTAAATGCGTTCTTCATTCACCATTTTTTTGCTGACTATCCACCGGAAAGCGCAAAGGTTTTTGACATCCTTTGGAAAGGGTGTTTGACGACGGCATTGTTCTATCTTTCGATTCGGAACCTGAAAGATCTTGAACTTGCCATCTTTGCAATGGTTTTGGGGTGCGGCTTTGTCGGTTATCAGATTGTTCTAAGCGGCCAGGGCTTCAGTGATGGCGGACGACTTGAAGGTATTCGGTTTGCCGGAGCGCAGGGCTCCAACGGAACGGCTGCCGTCCTTTCGGTTGGCCTTGTCTTGGCTGCCTACTTTGTCTTGACCATGAAAAACAAATGGTTCGGATTCATTTCGCTGGCCTTGGCACCGCTAATTCTTGAGTCGCTACTGCGTTGCAACAGTCGAGGCAGCTACCTTGGTTTGATCGCATCAGCGATCGCAATCGTCGTTTTTGCTCGCGGACCGGCTCGAAAACGCGCGGTCGGCTTATGCGCAATTGGTGTTGTTGCGGTGCTTGTGATGGCAAGCGATGCCAACATTTGGGCTCGATTCGAATCGATATTTGCGAGTGCCGAAGAACGTGATGGCTCTGCATCAGAACGACTCGATTACTGGCGTGCAGCCCTTAAGATGATCGCTGACTACCCACTAGGATCGGGAGGTGAAGCCGCGTTTACAAGCCCACGTGGTGTTGGCTATATCGCACACTTTCGAGAGGAATTCCGCTCCGTTCACAACGGTCCACTTGATATCGCCGCTGGCTGGGGAATCCAGGGACTCGTCTTCATGATGCTGATCATTGGCAAGGCGTGTTTGTTAGCCTGGCGAACACTTCATCAATGCATAAAAGACTTGAACGTTGATGATGCGTTGATCGGAACAGTCTTGATCTCGGCGATTGCGGGCCAAATGGTCTGTTCGCAGTTCACAAGCGTTTTAGACGGCGAGTGGTTCTTGTGGTTGGCTGCCTGCTGCTTTGCATATGCGCGATTGATGAAGGCTAGCCAATTGCCGGAAACTGATTTGCTGGGCGACGACGAGGAATTTGACGACGAGAACGAACCTAGTTTTCAATCAACGAATCCGTTGGGCGGTGAAAAACCACGCCCATCAGGCGGCTTTGATCCACATGACTCGGCGGCGGTGCGTTGA
- a CDS encoding glycosyltransferase — MKSVLIVAFNFPPTVSAGIHRTLRFTRFLPECGWEPTVLTSKPSLESQVDPKLLDLVPSGVTVHQVEMIRPEDVFKARVKSVLRPGRKRENFDSTAGPLDGSKATEIVPKSDASDPRYFKSVVSGMRQKSSELLFAIPDNRIAWKKDAVDRGLQIVRENNCRLVYATAPPFSSLLVGREIAMRAGLPLVIDFRDPWTRVPWGPRNKSWLANRWVARLEKKCVTDASAVVLNTPELENDFVTHYSQQPREKFSSIPNGFDPEIKLRIDSYTESRSSAEESGATGSTVQESGGAMRLLHPGSVYRNRDPRPIIDAIAKLHRSGLSVFLEQIGFCDDNFDLKNYAIEKGVGDLVEVKPAVPHDEMLRRMAKVDGFVLLQPGTALQVPGKLFEMLLFRKPILAICVPGAVSSIVQRYQIGTIAEAGNVDQIANAIRQISKGNSLPSLWDEAQKRFDGQQLTKEMASVFDCVSNAAEGLSDL, encoded by the coding sequence TTGAAATCCGTATTGATTGTTGCGTTCAACTTTCCGCCGACGGTGTCGGCTGGCATCCATCGAACGCTTCGATTCACGCGTTTTCTACCGGAGTGTGGTTGGGAACCAACGGTTCTTACATCGAAACCAAGTCTGGAATCCCAGGTCGATCCGAAGTTGTTAGACCTAGTCCCGTCCGGTGTGACCGTTCATCAGGTAGAGATGATTCGGCCCGAGGATGTCTTCAAGGCCAGAGTGAAATCGGTACTGCGACCGGGCAGAAAGCGTGAAAATTTCGATTCCACCGCAGGCCCATTGGACGGCTCAAAGGCAACCGAGATCGTGCCAAAGTCCGACGCAAGCGATCCGCGGTACTTCAAGTCAGTCGTGTCGGGCATGCGACAAAAATCGAGTGAGCTACTTTTCGCAATTCCCGACAATCGTATTGCGTGGAAAAAAGACGCGGTCGATCGCGGGCTTCAAATCGTGCGAGAAAACAACTGTCGCTTAGTCTATGCGACTGCTCCGCCTTTCTCATCGCTGCTGGTCGGTAGGGAGATCGCCATGAGAGCAGGCCTTCCTTTGGTGATTGATTTTCGAGATCCGTGGACGCGCGTGCCCTGGGGGCCTCGCAACAAGTCCTGGCTTGCCAACCGTTGGGTTGCCCGATTGGAGAAAAAGTGTGTCACGGACGCTTCAGCAGTCGTACTGAATACACCCGAACTGGAAAACGATTTTGTCACGCACTATTCCCAACAACCTCGGGAGAAGTTTTCATCTATCCCAAACGGCTTCGACCCCGAAATTAAATTAAGAATCGATTCCTATACCGAGTCGCGTTCGAGTGCAGAAGAATCCGGCGCAACTGGTTCAACGGTACAGGAGAGCGGCGGAGCAATGCGACTGCTCCACCCAGGCAGTGTTTATCGCAACCGAGATCCAAGGCCAATCATAGATGCGATCGCAAAATTGCATCGTAGCGGACTATCGGTGTTCCTGGAGCAGATTGGATTTTGTGACGACAATTTCGACTTAAAGAACTACGCAATTGAAAAAGGCGTCGGAGATTTGGTTGAGGTGAAACCGGCGGTGCCGCACGATGAAATGCTCCGCCGCATGGCGAAAGTCGACGGATTCGTACTGTTGCAGCCTGGAACGGCGCTTCAAGTTCCTGGGAAGCTTTTTGAGATGCTGTTGTTTCGGAAACCGATCTTGGCGATCTGTGTTCCCGGAGCGGTTTCAAGCATTGTCCAACGCTACCAGATCGGCACGATTGCCGAAGCTGGAAATGTTGACCAAATCGCGAACGCGATCAGGCAAATTTCGAAAGGCAATTCATTGCCATCCCTTTGGGACGAGGCGCAAAAAAGGTTTGACGGGCAACAGTTGACAAAAGAAATGGCAAGCGTCTTTGATTGTGTAAGCAATGCCGCCGAGGGCCTAAGCGACCTATGA
- a CDS encoding glycosyltransferase, which translates to MSISYQQLSKHISIDTQVGPVKYLHIFPEYNRGGAEIRVSRTINAMGPGHGHAVLSISGRTDAADVLDPSCNVRVFQGPPKKGPIRFPIDLWKCVRDINPSVVLTYNWGATDAVLAAKIARFRPVIHNECGLSADLDGKGWRRQLARRVLLPGCYRVVVTSFTLYDLAIRKFGVPKNKIAFIKTGVNTERFSPGMNDELREKITHGDCRSVVFGYVGSLRPSKNVPMLLRAFAAAKPSMECPAVLALFGDGPERERLTDLARDLGILESLYFHGYIDNPECAFNAIDVNVTASMSEAASNSLLEAMASGLPVVSTDIADNKRMLSDENRPFVYAHDDHAGYTSALKTLANDLQMRNHLGEANRSHVCQEYPVDRMYREYANLWSQAAEFAMTRPGR; encoded by the coding sequence ATGAGTATTTCTTACCAGCAATTGTCAAAGCACATCAGTATCGACACCCAAGTTGGTCCCGTAAAATACTTGCACATCTTTCCTGAATACAATCGGGGAGGCGCAGAGATCCGCGTTTCGCGGACGATCAACGCAATGGGACCGGGACATGGGCACGCCGTCCTTTCGATCAGTGGACGGACAGATGCGGCCGACGTGCTTGACCCATCATGCAATGTTCGCGTCTTTCAAGGTCCGCCGAAGAAAGGCCCAATCCGATTTCCCATCGACCTTTGGAAGTGTGTTCGGGACATTAACCCAAGCGTGGTCCTGACTTACAACTGGGGCGCCACCGACGCGGTCTTAGCTGCGAAAATCGCTCGGTTCCGACCTGTGATTCATAACGAGTGCGGGCTTTCGGCGGACCTGGACGGCAAGGGCTGGCGAAGACAACTTGCGCGGCGAGTCCTGTTGCCCGGATGCTACCGCGTTGTCGTGACCTCGTTCACGCTCTACGACCTTGCCATACGCAAGTTTGGCGTGCCGAAGAACAAAATCGCTTTCATTAAAACCGGGGTCAACACGGAACGTTTTTCACCCGGCATGAACGATGAACTGAGGGAGAAAATCACACACGGCGATTGCCGGAGCGTCGTATTTGGGTACGTCGGATCACTAAGGCCAAGCAAGAACGTGCCAATGCTTTTGCGTGCTTTCGCTGCGGCGAAGCCTTCGATGGAATGTCCCGCGGTTCTTGCCTTGTTCGGTGACGGTCCCGAACGTGAGCGTTTGACCGACCTAGCCCGCGACCTTGGGATATTGGAATCGCTGTATTTCCATGGCTACATCGACAATCCGGAATGTGCTTTCAACGCGATCGATGTAAATGTTACCGCGTCGATGTCGGAAGCGGCCTCCAATTCCCTGCTCGAGGCAATGGCCTCGGGGCTTCCGGTAGTGTCGACTGACATCGCTGACAATAAGCGAATGCTAAGCGATGAAAATCGTCCCTTTGTGTACGCACATGACGATCACGCGGGCTACACGTCCGCGCTTAAGACACTGGCCAATGATTTGCAAATGCGGAATCATTTGGGGGAAGCCAATCGTTCCCATGTTTGCCAAGAGTACCCCGTGGACCGCATGTACCGCGAATACGCGAACCTCTGGTCCCAGGCCGCCGAATTCGCCATGACTCGACCAGGCCGTTAG